From Populus trichocarpa isolate Nisqually-1 chromosome 19, P.trichocarpa_v4.1, whole genome shotgun sequence, a single genomic window includes:
- the LOC7487187 gene encoding diphthine--ammonia ligase isoform X1 — MKVVALVSGGKDSCYAMMKCIQYGHEIVALANLMPADDSVDELDSFMYQTVGHQIIVSYAECMGLPLFRRRIQGSTRHQSLNYKTTPGDEVEDMFMLLNEVKRQIPSITAVSSGAIASDYQRLRVESVCSRLGLVSLAYLWKQDQSLLLQEMITNGILAITVKVAAIGLEPSKHLGKEIAFLNTHLHKLKELYGINVCGEGGEYETLTLDCPLFVNARIVLDEFQTVLHSPGSIASVGVIHPLTFHLENKETAISLSNNDKANYSSLGKNGSVFEVQGDCPQRNEATCQSNAERTNLVEVSDDRIYISRTKKDNIFSICCWLQDSCKNSAGSHEDLAIVLKHIESQLTGCGFGWEHVLYIHLYIADMNEFATVNETYVRFITQDKCPFGVPSRSTIELPMLQASLGRAYVEVLVANDNSKNVLHVQSISSWAPSCIGPYSQATLHKEILHMAGQLGLDPATMTLCNEGPSAELEQALENSEAVANVFNCSISTSAIVFTIYCSTNIPLPERLRIQEKQDSFLKQMRLLQLEKGSKCKILYPIFLYVLVPDLPKRAFVEVKPILFVPEDTETAVTSVQNPTSFTVANCWGFQHVQWHDSCIQSCVVSGKICAVILSITEDHVAKICSESLGVKEKDVDYHNSVSKGDMERVSRFCVYLLDKGIVENGFSWEDTMNLRIYFPTNSSIQLETLSLLFKNAMNELVEIDRRVQIGKEPIFNIVPVLGSGSSAASMNNIITCELFARKF; from the exons ATGAAGGTGGTGGCTCTAGTAAGCGGCGGCAAGGATAGTTGTTATGCTATGATGAAGTGCATCCAATATGGCCATGAG ATTGTTGCATTGGCAAATTTGATGCCTGCTGATGATTCAGTTGATGAGCTAGATAGCTTCATGTATCAAACT GTTGGGCACCAAATAATTGTCAGCTATGCAGAATGCATGGGATTGCCGTTATTCAGAAGGCGAATACAAGGATCCACAAG GCATCAATCACTTAACTACAAGACAACCCCAGGTGATGAAGTGGAAGACATGTTCATGTTACTGAATGAAGTCAAAAGACAGATTCCCTCTATCACAGCTGTATCTTCCGGCGCTATTGCATCTGATTATCAGAGGTTACGAGTGGAAAGTGTTTGTTCAAGGTTAGGGCTTGTTTCTCTAGCATATTTGTGGAAACAAGATCAGTCGTTGCTCCTTCAAGAAATG ATAACAAATGGGATTTTGGCTATCACTGTAAAG GTAGCAGCCATTGGTTTAGAACCTTCAAAGCACTTGGGCAAAGAAATAGCATTCTTGAACACCCATCTGCATAAGTTGAAAGA GCTGTATGGGATAAATGTATGTGGTGAAGGAGGAGAATATGAAACACTGACACTTGACTGTCCACTTTTTGTA AATGCCAGAATTGTGCTCGATGAATTTCAAACTGTACTACACTCTCCAGGCTCCATAGCTTCAGTTGGGGTCATTCATCCTTTGACATTTCATTTGGAAAATAAGGAGACAGCCATTTCATTAAGTAATAATGATAAAGCCAACTATTCCTCTCTGGGAAAAAATGGTTCTGTGTTTGAAGTTCAAGGAGACTGCCCACAAAGAAATGAGGCTACATGCCAGTCTAATGCTGAAAGGACTAATTTAGTTGAAGTTAGTGATGATAGAATTTACATCTCTAGAACGAAGAAGGATAATATATTTTCCATTTGTTGCTGGTTGCAAGATTCGTGCAAAAATTCAGCAG GTTCACATGAAGATCTAGCAATTGTTCTGAAGCACATTGAATCACAGCTTACAGGATGTGGTTTTGGTTGGGAGCATGTCCTGTATATTCATCTTTATATTGCTGATATGAATGAGTTTGCTACGGTAAATGAGACATATGTGAGATTCATTACCCAGGACAAGTGCCCTTTTGGTGTTCCATCACGCAGTACAATAGAACTGCCTATGTTGCAAGCGAGTTTGGGTAGAGCTTATGTTGAAGTTCTTGTGGCAAATGATAACAGCAAAAATGTGTTGCATGTGCAAAGTATTTCCTCATGGGCACCCAGTTGCATTGGACCATATAGCCAG GCAACTTTGCATAAGGAGATACTGCACATGGCTGGACAGTTGGGGCTTGACCCGGCCACTATGACTCTATGCAATGAAGGCCCCTCTGCTGAGCTGGAACAAGCACTAGAAAATAGTGAAGCAGTGGCAAATGTCTTTAACTGCTCAATATCTACCTCTGCTATTGTTTTTACCATTTACTGCTCTACAAATATTCCACTGCCTGAAAGACTTAGGATTCAGGAGAAGCAGGACTCTTTTCTAAAGCAAATGAGACTGCTGCAACTAGAAAAAGGAAGCAAGTGCAAAATTCTTTATCCAATATTTCTATATGTTCTTGTGCCTGATCTGCCAAAAAG GGCATTTGTAGAAGTTAAGCCCATCCTTTTTGTCCCAGAGGACACAGAAACAGCAGTTACAAGTGTTCAAAACCCAACCTCTTTTACAGTGGCTAATTGTTGGGGATTTCAGCATGTGCAGTGGCATGATTCTTGCATTCAAAGTTGTGTTGTTAGTGGGAAGATATGTGCAGTTATTTTATCTATCACAGAAGATCATGTTGCTAAGATCTGTTCTGAGTCCCTTGGTGTCAAAGAGAAAGATGTGGATTATCATAATTCTGTCTCAAAAGGGGATATGGAAAGAGTATCAAGATTTTGTGTTTATCTTCTTGATAAAGGGATTGTGGAAAATGGTTTTTCTTGGGAAGACACAATG AATTTAAGGATCTACTTCCCAACGAACAGCAGCATTCAACTGGAGACGTTGTCACTCTTATTCAAAAATGCAATGAACGAACTTGTTGAGATTGACCGGAGGGTTCAAATTGGGAAAGAACCCATATTTAACATCGTTCCAGTATTAGGTTCTGGGAGCTCTGCTGCATCAATGAATAATATAATCACATGTGAACTATTTGCTCGGAAATTTTGA
- the LOC7487187 gene encoding diphthine--ammonia ligase isoform X2, giving the protein MQNAWDCRYSEGEYKDPQGKPFFRGCYWHQSLNYKTTPGDEVEDMFMLLNEVKRQIPSITAVSSGAIASDYQRLRVESVCSRLGLVSLAYLWKQDQSLLLQEMITNGILAITVKVAAIGLEPSKHLGKEIAFLNTHLHKLKELYGINVCGEGGEYETLTLDCPLFVNARIVLDEFQTVLHSPGSIASVGVIHPLTFHLENKETAISLSNNDKANYSSLGKNGSVFEVQGDCPQRNEATCQSNAERTNLVEVSDDRIYISRTKKDNIFSICCWLQDSCKNSAGSHEDLAIVLKHIESQLTGCGFGWEHVLYIHLYIADMNEFATVNETYVRFITQDKCPFGVPSRSTIELPMLQASLGRAYVEVLVANDNSKNVLHVQSISSWAPSCIGPYSQATLHKEILHMAGQLGLDPATMTLCNEGPSAELEQALENSEAVANVFNCSISTSAIVFTIYCSTNIPLPERLRIQEKQDSFLKQMRLLQLEKGSKCKILYPIFLYVLVPDLPKRAFVEVKPILFVPEDTETAVTSVQNPTSFTVANCWGFQHVQWHDSCIQSCVVSGKICAVILSITEDHVAKICSESLGVKEKDVDYHNSVSKGDMERVSRFCVYLLDKGIVENGFSWEDTMNLRIYFPTNSSIQLETLSLLFKNAMNELVEIDRRVQIGKEPIFNIVPVLGSGSSAASMNNIITCELFARKF; this is encoded by the exons ATGCAGAATGCATGGGATTGCCGTTATTCAGAAGGCGAATACAAGGATCCACAAGGCAAGCCCTTTTTTCGAGGATGTTATTG GCATCAATCACTTAACTACAAGACAACCCCAGGTGATGAAGTGGAAGACATGTTCATGTTACTGAATGAAGTCAAAAGACAGATTCCCTCTATCACAGCTGTATCTTCCGGCGCTATTGCATCTGATTATCAGAGGTTACGAGTGGAAAGTGTTTGTTCAAGGTTAGGGCTTGTTTCTCTAGCATATTTGTGGAAACAAGATCAGTCGTTGCTCCTTCAAGAAATG ATAACAAATGGGATTTTGGCTATCACTGTAAAG GTAGCAGCCATTGGTTTAGAACCTTCAAAGCACTTGGGCAAAGAAATAGCATTCTTGAACACCCATCTGCATAAGTTGAAAGA GCTGTATGGGATAAATGTATGTGGTGAAGGAGGAGAATATGAAACACTGACACTTGACTGTCCACTTTTTGTA AATGCCAGAATTGTGCTCGATGAATTTCAAACTGTACTACACTCTCCAGGCTCCATAGCTTCAGTTGGGGTCATTCATCCTTTGACATTTCATTTGGAAAATAAGGAGACAGCCATTTCATTAAGTAATAATGATAAAGCCAACTATTCCTCTCTGGGAAAAAATGGTTCTGTGTTTGAAGTTCAAGGAGACTGCCCACAAAGAAATGAGGCTACATGCCAGTCTAATGCTGAAAGGACTAATTTAGTTGAAGTTAGTGATGATAGAATTTACATCTCTAGAACGAAGAAGGATAATATATTTTCCATTTGTTGCTGGTTGCAAGATTCGTGCAAAAATTCAGCAG GTTCACATGAAGATCTAGCAATTGTTCTGAAGCACATTGAATCACAGCTTACAGGATGTGGTTTTGGTTGGGAGCATGTCCTGTATATTCATCTTTATATTGCTGATATGAATGAGTTTGCTACGGTAAATGAGACATATGTGAGATTCATTACCCAGGACAAGTGCCCTTTTGGTGTTCCATCACGCAGTACAATAGAACTGCCTATGTTGCAAGCGAGTTTGGGTAGAGCTTATGTTGAAGTTCTTGTGGCAAATGATAACAGCAAAAATGTGTTGCATGTGCAAAGTATTTCCTCATGGGCACCCAGTTGCATTGGACCATATAGCCAG GCAACTTTGCATAAGGAGATACTGCACATGGCTGGACAGTTGGGGCTTGACCCGGCCACTATGACTCTATGCAATGAAGGCCCCTCTGCTGAGCTGGAACAAGCACTAGAAAATAGTGAAGCAGTGGCAAATGTCTTTAACTGCTCAATATCTACCTCTGCTATTGTTTTTACCATTTACTGCTCTACAAATATTCCACTGCCTGAAAGACTTAGGATTCAGGAGAAGCAGGACTCTTTTCTAAAGCAAATGAGACTGCTGCAACTAGAAAAAGGAAGCAAGTGCAAAATTCTTTATCCAATATTTCTATATGTTCTTGTGCCTGATCTGCCAAAAAG GGCATTTGTAGAAGTTAAGCCCATCCTTTTTGTCCCAGAGGACACAGAAACAGCAGTTACAAGTGTTCAAAACCCAACCTCTTTTACAGTGGCTAATTGTTGGGGATTTCAGCATGTGCAGTGGCATGATTCTTGCATTCAAAGTTGTGTTGTTAGTGGGAAGATATGTGCAGTTATTTTATCTATCACAGAAGATCATGTTGCTAAGATCTGTTCTGAGTCCCTTGGTGTCAAAGAGAAAGATGTGGATTATCATAATTCTGTCTCAAAAGGGGATATGGAAAGAGTATCAAGATTTTGTGTTTATCTTCTTGATAAAGGGATTGTGGAAAATGGTTTTTCTTGGGAAGACACAATG AATTTAAGGATCTACTTCCCAACGAACAGCAGCATTCAACTGGAGACGTTGTCACTCTTATTCAAAAATGCAATGAACGAACTTGTTGAGATTGACCGGAGGGTTCAAATTGGGAAAGAACCCATATTTAACATCGTTCCAGTATTAGGTTCTGGGAGCTCTGCTGCATCAATGAATAATATAATCACATGTGAACTATTTGCTCGGAAATTTTGA